The Brassica napus cultivar Da-Ae chromosome C7, Da-Ae, whole genome shotgun sequence genome has a segment encoding these proteins:
- the LOC125590462 gene encoding glutathione S-transferase T2-like → MDPNQSQSSGFINLLNSQLPFDQHRTQFLIFSPAPPAQTVGGSASPTQTVEDRKQRWGKINEGVCKFVGSFEAATKQRSSGQNEDDVLKAAHEIFFNDYNVKFSLEHALRELRNDQKWCGTQGTSQQISGSKRKRVGEEQSFQSSASMPSVNGDDEAMDRPIGVKAAKAKAKRPVGEDQKIAHGFKDMMEMMSKDLAFKDKLSNKKLLDSLIEKKRATY, encoded by the exons ATGGATCCTAATCAAAGCCAGTCCTCTGGCTTTATAAACTTACTAAACAGCCAACTCCCTTTTGATCAACACCGAACTCAGTTTCTGATTTTTTCACCTGCACCACCTGCACAAACTGTTGGAGGATCTGCTTCACCTACACAAACTGTTGAGGACCGTAAGCAAAG GTGGGGGAAGATAAATGAAGGAGTCTGCAAGTTTGTGGGGTCATTTGAAGCTGCCACAAAACAGAGGAGTAGTGGCCAGAATGAAGATGACGTCTTGAAAGCGGCACATGAGATATTCTTCAACGATTACAATGTGAAGTTCTCATTGGAACATGCGTTGAGGGAGCTTAggaatgatcagaaatggtgTGGGACTCAAGGAACTAGTCAACAAATCTCAGGTTCAAAAAGAAAGAGGGTGGGGGAAGAACAATCTTTTCAGTCATCAGCCTCTATGCCAAGTGTTAATGGGGATGATGAAGCTATGGATAGGCCTATTGGTGTTAAAGCTGCAAAGGCGAAGGCTAAAAGGCCAGTGGGAGAAGATCAGAAGATTGCGCATGGGTTTAAGGatatgatggagatgatgagcaAGGACTTAGCTTTCAAGGATAAGCTTAGCAACAAGAAGCTGCTTGACAgtttgattgaaaaaaaaagagccaCTTACTGA
- the LOC106381805 gene encoding 30S ribosomal protein S1, which yields MAVFGGANLGSVSFSSHLLNQHSCFLSCPLKLLPSSSNRTSLLCVVKSFSGSVTAGTDTSSDQSLLRDDAGPPRMSTDWKLAKAYCKSGDTFEGEVEGFNGGGLLIRFHSLVGFLPYPQLTPSRSCKEPQKSIHEIAKTLVGSILPLKVVQADEENKKLILSEKLALWPKYSQNVNVGDVFTGRVGSVEDYGAFIHLRFDDGLYHLTGLVHVSEVSWDYVQDVRDVLRDGDEVRVIVTNIDKEKSRITLSIKQLEDDPLLETLDKVILKDSSSGSPSLSSNNGDTIDPLPGLETILEELLQEDGIEAVRINRQGFEKRVVSQDLQLWLSNTPPSEGKFVLLARAGRQVQEIHLTTSLDQQGIKNALQRVLERVP from the exons ATGGCGGTTTTCGGTGGAGCTAATCTTGGCTCTGTTTCCTTCTCCTCTCATCTGCTCAACCAACACTCTTGTTTTCTCTCTTGCCCTCTTAAACTCCTCCCTTCTTCTTCAAATAGAACTTCTCTCCTCTGCGTCGTCAAGTCCTTTTCAGGCTCCGTAACCGCCGGTACAGATACAAGTTCCGATCAATCCCTTCTCCGGGACGACGCCGGACCCCCTCGG ATGTCTACGGATTGGAAGCTGGCGAAAGCTTATTGCAAGAGTGGTGACACGTTTGAAGGTGAAGTCGAAGGCTTTAATGGTGGAGGCTTGCTTATTCGTTTTCATTCTCTTGTTGGTTTTCTTCCTTATCCCCAGTTAACCCCTTCTCGTTCTTGTAAAG AGCCTCAGAAAAGCATTCATGAGATAGCTAAGACTTTGGTCGGTTCAATACTTCCTCTTAAG gtTGTTCAAGCTGATGAGGAGAACAAAAAGTTGATCTTATCTGAGAAGTTAGCACTATGGCCAAAGTATTCACAAAACGTTAACGTTGGGGATGTGTTTACTGGAAGAGTAGGTTCTGTTGAGGACTATGGTGCATTCATCCACTTGCGCTTCGATGATG GTCTTTATCATCTAACCGGACTAGTTCACGTCTCTGAGGTCTCGTGGGATTACGTTCAAGATGTTAGAGATGTGTTACGCGATGGTGATGAGGTTCGGGTTATTGTCACAAATATCGACAA AGAGAAATCAAGGATTACACTATCCATCAAACAACTGGAAGATGATCCTCTTCTTGAGACATTGGACAAAGTGATTTTGAAG GACAGCTCTAGTGGATCTCCTTCGCTAAGCTCGAACAATGGGGATACAATTGATCCTCTTCCAGGTCTAGAAACTATACTTGAAGAGCTATTGCAAGAAGACGG AATAGAAGCTGTGAGAATCAACCGGCAAGGATTTGAGAAAAGAGTGGTTTCACAAGACCTACAACTTTGGCTCTCAAAT ACGCCACCTTCTGAAGGAAAGTTTGTTCTTCTTGCACGTGCTGGAAGACAG GTACAAGAGATACACTTGACAACGTCTCTGGATCAACAAGGAATCAAGAATGCCTTACAGCGAGTACTAGAACGCGTCCCCTAA
- the LOC106381806 gene encoding transcription factor bHLH77, translating to MENQSIKYVALGQSDPFGNNVNEGTIGDLLVGRFCNPQETISPYPAGNLRFPPYPGQFGSQDSNKSSLLDPDLDRVQTAKPNSRKRKLIPSASASGGNGKESPASSSLTASNSKVSGEIVGSKRSKQDEAGSSKKDDGNKDDAKPPEPPKDYIHVRARRGQATDSHSLAERARREKISERMTLLQDLVPGCNRITGKAVMLDEIINYVQSLQRQVEFLSMKLATINPRMEFNPSAALSTEMVQPGEALTQSLYSMACSEQRLPSAYYSLAKNMPRFSDTQFPSSDAFVQAETQGFWDNDLQSIVQMGFGDVQQQSNNNSCSEPTLQMKLEP from the exons ATGGAGAATCAAAGCATAAAGTATGTAGCTTTGGGTCAGAGCGATCCCTTTGGCAATAATGTCAACGAAGGAACCATTGGCGATCTCCTCGTCGGCAGATTCTGTAACCCTCAAGAGACCATCTCACCATATCCCGCCGGGAACCTCCGATTCCCTCCTTATCCGGGTCAATTCGGGTCGCAAGACAGCAACAAGAGCTCGCTGTTGGATCCAGATTTAGATCGAGTTCAGACAGCCAAGCCAAACTCCAGGAAGAGAAAGTTGATCCcttctgcttctgcttctgGAGGTAATGGCAAGGAGTCTCCAGCTTCTTCCTCTCTTACAGCTTCCAATTCTAAG GTGTCAGGAGAGATTGTTGGATCCAAGAGAAGCAAGCAGGATGAAGCTGGAAGCAGTAAGAAGGATGATGGTAACAAGGATGATGCAAAGCCTCCTGAGCCTCCCAAAGATTACATTCATGTTCGAGCTCGAAGGGGTCAGGCAACTGATAGCCACAGCCTCGCTGAAAGA GCAAGAAGAGAGAAGATCAGCGAGAGGATGACTTTGCTTCAGGATCTGGTTCCTGGTTGCAACCGGATAACTGGGAAAGCCGTTATGCTTGATGAAATCATTAACTACGTGCAGTCCTTGCAGAGACAAGTCGAG TTCTTGTCTATGAAGCTGGCTACTATAAATCCAAGGATGGAGTTTAACCCTAGTGCTGCTTTATCCACAGAG ATGGTTCAACCGGGAGAGGCACTAACGCAGTCTCTATACTCAATGGCTTGCTCAGAGCAAAGACTTCCATCAGCATACTATTCTCTTGCCAAGAACATGCCTAGATTCTCAGACACTCAATTCCCCTCCAGCGATGCATTTGTTCAAGCTGAG ACACAGGGATTCTGGGACAATGATCTTCAAAGCATTGTTCAGATGGGTTTTGGAGATGTTCAGCAACAGAGCAACAACAACAGCT gttctGAGCCAACACTACAGATGAAGCTTGAGCCATAA